A single window of Myripristis murdjan chromosome 21, fMyrMur1.1, whole genome shotgun sequence DNA harbors:
- the tmem223 gene encoding transmembrane protein 223 — MGYQRLLCTALECYSRQVRSHLLRIPKNIDSVWRGTQQNASLLTHSALSSCLQNASNGVRRPAGVFSRILRCTGLLSPPRRQLAPRRGLCSSAQPLKDVTLFQHDRSRFFRLLSVFCGGQFLFWTYLAHFAYTGLRDTGRATQQGQGKVSTTTGLAGMWSFEMNLGSSGWRYGFTLGCLAVGGGILGLGALFCRRSVSRVVLHKGGRMVTVCTQSPLGPDRGRKITVPLSQVACHAHRQESPSFIPLRVKGHRFYFLLDKEGTLNNVKLFDITVGAYRPL, encoded by the coding sequence ATGGGATACCAGCGTTTGCTCTGCACGGCACTCGAGTGCTACTCCAGACAGGTCCGGTCTCACCTGCTCAGGATCCCCAAAAATATCGACAGCGTGTGGAGAGGAACCCAGCAGAACGCCTCGCTGCTGACACACAGCGCACTGAGCAGCTGTTTACAAAATGCAAGTAATGGAGTAAGACGGCCTGCTGGTGTTTTCAGCCGGATACTCCGCTGTACGGGACTGTTGAGCCCTCCTCGCCGACAGCTGGCTCCCCGCCGCGGCCTGTGCTCGTCGGCGCAGCCGCTCAAAGACGTGACTCTGTTCCAGCACGACCGGAGCCGCTTCTTCCGGCTGCTGTCGGTCTTCTGCGGCGGCCAGTTCCTCTTCTGGACATACCTGGCTCATTTCGCCTACACCGGCCTCCGAGACACCGGGAGAGCTACCCAGCAAGGGCAAGGCAAAGTGTCCACCACGACGGGGCTGGCGGGGATGTGGAGCTTCGAGATGAACCTGGGCTCCAGCGGCTGGAGGTACGGCTTCACGCTGGGCTGCCTGGCGGTGGGAGGAGGCATACTCGGGCTGGGGGCTCTGTTCTGCCGGCGCTCCGTCAGCCGGGTGGTGCTACACAAAGGCGGCAGGATGGTGACGGTGTGCACCCAGTCGCCCCTGGGACCGGACAGAGGCCGGAAAATTACCGTCCCCCTGTCCCAGGTAGCCTGCCACGCCCACAGACAGGAGTCCCCCTCCTTCATCCCCCTtcgggtcaaaggtcacaggttcTACTTTCTCTTAGACAAAGAAGGGACACTGAATAATGTTAAACTCTTTGACATCACTGTAGGCGCTTACCGGCCACTTTAA